ACGCCACGGTGAAGAAGCTCCAGGAGGAGTACGGCAACAAGCTGCGCGTGGTGATGAAGCAGAACCCGCTGTCCTTCCACCCTCGCGCCAAGCCCGCGGCCCTGGGCGCCCTGGCCGCCGGTGAGCAGGGCAAGTACTGGGAGTACCACGACAAGCTCTTCGCCAATGCCCGGGCGCTCGAGGACGCGGACCTGGAGAAGTACGCCTCCGAGATCGGCCTCGACGTGAACCGCTGGAAGAAGGACCTCTCCAAGGAGAGCTTCCAGCAGATCATCACCCGGGATCAGGCCCTGGCGGGCCAGCTGGGCGCCAACGGCACGCCGGCCTTCTTCATCAACGGCCGCCTGCTGTCCGGAGCGCAGCCCGTGGAGCGCTTCAAGGCCCTCATCGACGAGGAGTACACCAAGGCCGAGGCCCTCGTGAAGGCCGGCACCAAGCCGAGCGAGGTCTACACCGCCACCATCGCCAAGGGCCAGGAGCGCGCCGCGCCCCCTGCCCCGGCGGCCCCGCAGGCGCCTACCGTCCGCAAGGTGGACGTGCCCAGCGACTCGCCGGCCTTTGGCCCGAAGGATGCCAAGGTGACCATCGTCGAGTGGTCGGACTTCGAGTGCCCCTTCTGCGGCCGCGTGATGCCCACGCTGGCGAAGATCAAGGAGACGTACGGCAAGGACGTGCGCGTGGTGTTCCGCCACCAGCCGCTGCCGTTCCACGCCAGCGCCAAGCTGGCCGCCGAGGCCTCCATGGCCGCGCACGAGCAGGGCAAGTTCTGGGAGTACCACGACAAGCTCTTCTCCAATCAGAAGGCCCTGGATCGCGCCTCGCTCGAGAAGTACGCCCAGGAGCTGAAGCTGGACGTGAACAAGTTCAAGTCGGCCCTGGACAGCGGCAAGTTCCGCGCGAAGGTCGAGGCGGACTCCACGGCGGGCAGCGCGGTGGGAGCCAACGGCACCCCGACGTTCTTCATCAACGGCCGCCAGCTCGTGGGCGCTCAGCCCTTCGAGAGCTTCAAGACGGCCATCGATGAGGAGCGGGCCAAGGCGGACAAGCTGCTGGCCAGCGGCGTGAAGCCGGAGAACCTCTACGCGAAGCTCATGGAGGATGCGGCCAACGCGCCTCCCCCGTCGGCGGAGCCCGCCGAGGCCGAGCCCGCAGTGCAGAAGATCGAAGTGGGCAATGCGCCGGTGAAGGGCCCTGCCAACGCGCCGGTCACCATCGTCGCGTTCTCTGACTTCGAGTGCCCGTTCTGCAGCCGCGTGGTCCCCACCCTCAAGCAGCTGGAAGAGGGCTACAAGGGGAAGATCCGGGTGGCCTTCAAGAACCAGCCGCTGCCGTTCCACGCCAACGCCAAGCCGGCGGCCGCTGCCGCCCTGGCCGCGCACGAGCAGGGCAAGTTCTGGGA
This genomic window from Stigmatella ashevillena contains:
- a CDS encoding thioredoxin domain-containing protein, with the translated sequence MKANVIVALLVGLVLGFFGGKAASGSKSNEGSAPTAAAPSQPSAPARPAAPAASPVFKVPLEDSPVKGSPEALVTMVEFSDYQCPFCSRADATVKKLQEEYGNKLRVVMKQNPLSFHPRAKPAALGALAAGEQGKYWEYHDKLFANARALEDADLEKYASEIGLDVNRWKKDLSKESFQQIITRDQALAGQLGANGTPAFFINGRLLSGAQPVERFKALIDEEYTKAEALVKAGTKPSEVYTATIAKGQERAAPPAPAAPQAPTVRKVDVPSDSPAFGPKDAKVTIVEWSDFECPFCGRVMPTLAKIKETYGKDVRVVFRHQPLPFHASAKLAAEASMAAHEQGKFWEYHDKLFSNQKALDRASLEKYAQELKLDVNKFKSALDSGKFRAKVEADSTAGSAVGANGTPTFFINGRQLVGAQPFESFKTAIDEERAKADKLLASGVKPENLYAKLMEDAANAPPPSAEPAEAEPAVQKIEVGNAPVKGPANAPVTIVAFSDFECPFCSRVVPTLKQLEEGYKGKIRVAFKNQPLPFHANAKPAAAAALAAHEQGKFWEYHDKLFANQKALDRASLERYAEELKLDMGKFKSALDSNKFDAQITADSSEGTRVGANGTPTFFINGRTLVGAQPADAFKRVIDEELKKAEGGSVAKDTK